CAGTGCAGCAGAGAAGCGATCATtcttaacagcagagctgtttctTGGTTGCGTCGCGTAGTGCGAATAAAAACTGCTACTGGCGATGTCACCGCAcattgccttgacatgggaggtTAAGGCGAGGTGAGGAGAGCAtgtgcgcgctatgctcgggagagagaaagagaaaatgagagcgagaaattgtagcagcactaacgaggcaacgcgcagagctgccgccgaagccgtccgcgtttccctgcATTAGCGccaaacactacacatcatcattgTGTGTGTAGTAATTGTCACATGGGGTGGAGAGGGGGGGTTGAAATCAGACTTTTTCTCTACACTATGGCACATCTCTTCAAGTGATAGTAGTCGGAGCATATGTGCAGTGAAAGCAGGTTTGGCAGGTGTGATGAGATAATTAGATGGGCCACATTGCATGTGCTTCATGGAGAGCTAGAGCCTAGGGATATATGTTCTATCTTTGCGTTtaatttttcattctttttggCCTGTGTCATTAGTCAAGTGCACATTAATATATCTGCCAATTTTTCATTTACATGTTCTAGCAAGCTTTAACACACAAATAATTTTGATGCATAAAAAAATTTTCTTTTCAGGCACACTGAAGTACCCATTTTGCAACCAAGTGCCTGACAGGACGCACAGTGGTGTATTGAAAGCAATGGTGCAAGCGGTGCAGAAGAAGGAACCAGTGTTTGGCATCAAGGGtgcgattttgtacgcgttccaaaatggaacggaggcgttccgttccatcgagccgcacacgattggtcaatttgaaccgtgacgaacgccatgacgtcaattgtgacgtgaaccgtgacgtcttgctgctgtcaatcattccgtgtcgtctgctaacggACGAACGCAACGGAACGGTTGCCGAGTCCGTCCGTTTCGATAGAACGGATTAGAACGGCTGCCAGACGACTTGGATTGGATTAAAACGTAAGCGCTTGGGACAGTTAGCCTCTTTCGTATCCGGTTCAATCCAAATCGGGAATCCCAACAGTTGGAGAAaatggcgttttctttctctgccgtgtcttttcgtgtcgcctgtgcggctgctgcagtcgcgcagagACGATGCCGACGTAGATGATGCATTTAAAGAGTTGACGGAGGAAGAGTTCCGTCAATATTTTcgtctgtccaaacgaacagtgcgtcgcttgtgcgacgagcttgactccatcattggatgccagcgagccagtggcctttccacaGAAAGGAAGGTGTGCGCGCTGCGATTTTTCGGCACTGGAAGCTTCCGGAGGAGCGTTGGTCGCGAGGAGCAAATAGGCATGGCGCAGCCGGCCGCGAGCAACACCATCCAGGAGGTGACGGAGGCCATCATTTCCGTGTCTGCCCGGAGAAAGTTGGTGGACTTTTCATTGACACCGGCTGCCAAGGATGAGGCAAAGGAggcgtttgcgcgacgcggtgcCATTCCAGGCGTGCTAGCGTGCGTCGACGGCACGTTGATCGCCGTTATGAAGCCAGAGGGACTCAGCCCGGCCGACACGGCGAGCTTCATGTCGAGAAAGGGTTATTACGCCCTCAACGTCATAGTCGTAAGTACCGTTGGAATGTTTTACTTCAAACTGTAGTCGCCATTTTTACTCGCCCATAGTAgcaattgttcagtttaatgcccaagctggcataactagtaatgtaacgattaaaagaggacatgcggggaactgtgtacgagctcgttgaagtctgacatgtcagcggtaatgatgagtgccatgtgtttctgtgcatgagccgtttgccgtaccaaaattgtgttttcgttctggcgtgcatacacaatggagttgtgcattttggaggtatttaggaacatgggcagcagtcgtagcaaaaatcgatacactatagggaagatacgatggaagcattttgaacagggaagtacttacaaccattgcatgggctggatttggcgtgtatggatgttcttgcgcaatttcgtgccccaagttttcatttagcgatcactTAGTGCAAACCATAGGCGTGCGCACAAAGGGCACCAAATGCGAAACCCTGTGCACGCCTATGAGTGAAACAGTGTAGCTGCTTATACCAGCGTAAATGtatgtattgttttctgcatatgaatgGCTAAAAGGGATTTTGAGCATATCTGCAGCGCTATTTTGTATTGCTCCTCATTGCAGGTGTGCAACTCGGAACTTTGCATCCTTGTTGTGGACCTCCGGCTCCCTGATTCGGGCCACGACTCTTGGATGTGGCAGCATAATCCACTGTGTACGCGCCTCGCCACACAACTGCAGCCTGGCGAGTCTCTGCTTGGTAAGTATTCGTAATGTGTACCCCTAACTGGGGCAGAGCACTTTAGTTGGTAACAACTTTGTTGATAGTCACAGGAATATTGATGTCACAGGAATGGTGAGCTTTCataacacatacataatttatttatacaaattgcaATGCCCCTAGGCTATCACAAGGCTGTGTTTGTACAGTGGAAAATACATTAAAGAACTTGTATACACACCAAGTACCCCTCCATACGGATGGTCAATGTTTCCAAATCAAAACATCCGAcagattatgataatttaaacaCAAACGAAGTAAAGTTATACAAAAATCCTTCAAAAAGAATGCCACAGCCGTGGACTCGGAAACAATTGTACCCTCTTCACTGTGCAAGAGGCTCCAAGGTTTGCATAAACCTCGGACACTCTTGCACAGGTttgcataattttcataaaacacacCAGAATGATCACAACCGCCACATCCTGTGCATTCGGGCGCTCGGTGTACATTAGTAGGAACGATGCAATATGCTTGCTAGCCACCTCTTGTGCTAGGTGTATGAAAACTTCCATGCAAGCATGAATACGCAGACGAGGCAAGCAAGTAAAGCGTAATGAATGCGGATTcaaccacaaaagaaaaaatctagcactgagtgttgtgacattatactcgtcacatcatgtctaaatgggtagacgtaaattaacgtgaaagcacaaaaaatacaaaggtcaACTTTATTACATGGTATGACGACAAGTACAGAGGCCAACACACATCTCTAGAACGCGCAAATCATGTTtgcaggactgcgctggcgaatctgatgacgacatgtggcacaaaatctgCTGTATGTGAGCTTGCGTGACTAAATGTACAGTTCCCATTGATTTTtatcgacctggtggtcggcttaagcttagGTGGCTACTTTGGCCCTCGCAagtgtgttctagacatgagtgttgacctctgtacatcgtgaaccttgtacatacagcatgctacacgtagcaaagcatgtGAGAACATTGCAACATGAGCATCACACAATTCGTATTCACCACGGCAAataaaacttgcagttacatttaagTGACCTTGCAAGAAAGTATGACTTTGACAGGTATGTCCATTCCCTTCTCATTGTTATGAGTCACTGACCAGAAGCATTCATTTTTCGACAGCAATTGCAGTGTGATGCTAAAGAACAGGTGAATCATAATTGTAGAAAggtgagtgcacttgccagctgtgatgaaacataaattacatacaacatGAATAATTAGCTCTGCAATCTCACAGCACCCAGAACGTGTTACACTTAAAACTTATTCTTGCTCACTTGGAACGAAAACTAGAGGAAACCAATCACCGGCGTGGTGCAATGATGAtggccattttcatttgtgaaactatgcaacttgcagagtgactagtttggtgctctgaaaaaagaccacattgtagttgtaccttagcatcactgtgccgaaatgaaaatatcacagtgcaaacactatgcggtaacacttcataatgagtgcagtaagctacaaaacatagtgaagcaatataaatatcacagtacaaaacccatacacagaaatcgacaactacttgtaatgattccagtgtcttcgaaatgtgtaaataaaagaaagcacgctggcgttgcagctggattagtataaatagaaagaggaaaatactacgatacaaaaatgggtgcacgcattacacctttcgtccaaaaaatcctcctgcattactcatacaaggcaacaatgaaacttaaacagtaaaactcaaaatgaagcaacaataagtgcataaaatgaaagtgaagatataaaactcaaagaacaataaataaacaagataaattgaactcataaaacaataaatgactaaaatgaaattgaataggtgaaaataaacaataaattaattCCTCCTTTCTTGTTGCAGGTGGCCAGCTACGACTAGTGCCAGGGAGCGCACCTTCTCCAGTATGCCCTCCTGAGCCGCTGCCGTCCTCTCTGCCGCGATGGCGAGCCGGGTGATGGATTGTTCGATCCTTCGCAGCACCTGAAATGAATAATTGTGGTGGAATTGTTCGTGAGTTGCTGATTACTCGCAACCAGCTCATCGCTGGAAGCTGTTGTTGTCAAgaattgcaacgtgcacaacaattgcccacctccctcgctgtagccactgtagTGTCTATCCTcctaacacatcacatatcctatggcaatgccatccaaaactaccccccttacccaaaccttctaccccttcctccgagtggctgaccgccgcaactacccttcacgaccaacgattccttggggacttcatcggcctagcgctgaagcatgccgcaagcgacgccctggactcggggcactgatgcattttttatcacagaataaaaaaaagtgatttctctctctctctctctgttgaagaGCCACTGGCCTGATGGCATCCTTTGGCAGTGTCACGCGTCATGTACAAGCTATGCCCTCTTCGTTTGGGCAGACAAGGACCTGTTGGAACTACTTTTCAGTCATCTACTCAAATTCATCTCTTACCACCAAACAACCCTTTTCAGGGCCAACCAACCTTTTGCCCGGCTGTTGATCGTTGGCAAGATAGGATACCGAGTCCTTAATACAGcgcatatttcttatttacatcaaAAGTTGGCTTGTTTTCCAGATTCATGATTCACTTATGATAACAGAGCATAAATAATATTTATGTCCTTCACGTAAAATGACACCGAAGGATCTACCAACCTAAAGCTTCCGACgctattttcctgttcaccaacagtgtcgcgttctgctaaaggtaccacttacagataatggcaaactctaagtcggcaccgttcaggaacgcatgatattacgccggcagtgtgcttacctcttggtagggtaggtcggtgacgccacggaagcggaccgcgcccgtcagctggagcactcggccccggaagccgggtgcgcgaccccctccagtgcttctgaaaatacacacCAATGTCGAAGGACAAATCGCCCGGACCATTCGACGGTCACTCACATTTGCTCTTGGGCTATAGCGGTAGCATCGCGGCGGGCCTCGTAGACCTGCTGCTTCCTCCACTGGTCGACCGTTTTCACAACGGGCCCTTCCGCGTTCAGCAcgtcggccagctgctgccacagccgtcGTCGGTCGACAAGGCTGAAGCCCGGCCCCAGCTCGCTGGATCTTAAAGCCAGCTGGAGATGCGGCTCCATAAAAGCGAGCACCGTCTCCCGCTGGCCCTCGGAAACGCGCGGTCCCATAACGGGTGCAGAAGCCGGCACGTTTTCCTACATGGCTCTCCGCACGTAACGGCTCGACCGAACCAACCGCTTCAAAACTCGCGCCGTTTGAATTTTAATAGTGGTGGATacatgcatacaagcattgcttgaaacggggtagtggatagcgccaccactaaacgtttcgcaaaattgcgacaccacctagcgccatttcaagacaTTAACCGCAATAATTTGTTTAACTCGTTCCGCATTCCAAACTGAATCTTTGAAAAGCAACACCAACACATTTTGCTACTCATTCATAATAGCCAGATATTTCTCAACATGTTAGAAACGCTTCTAAGTATGTTATACGGTCCCCAAGCAGACGTCAAAAGCGTGACGCAGGCGTCCACTTCGCTCATTGGCTCTTTGCTTCCTCTCgtcctcgcgaacatggcggaccgcctatttcgtgacgtaaagaacgaaccgcctccgttccattttggaacgcgtacaaaatcgcgCCCCAAAGGTCCGTCTACACTGATCAAGCTGCAAGGCTTTGATCTCGTTCGGGGGCTGCCTCCCGACTACATGCACTGCGTCTTGGAAGGTGTGACCAAACAGGTTACTGAAATGTGGTTGTCAGCTACTGGTTCCACATGGTATATTGGGAGGCACTTAAAACTAATCGATTCCAGGTTGCTCTCGATAAAGCCACCAATAATCTTTTCAAGATCGGGACGGCCTTTGTCAGAGCGTGCATTTTGGAAGGCTACAGAGTGGCGCTCTTGGCTTCTATTTTACAGCCTTCCATGTGTCTCTGACATATTGCCACGACCTTATCTGACACATTTCACACATTTTGCAAAGGCCGTGTTTCTTTTATTGAAGGATGTTGTTCTGGAAAGTGAAATTTGTGCTGCTGAGAAGTCTCTCTTAACATTTGTTCAGCAGATGGCCAAGCTTTATGGGCAGAATGCAATGACTTTTAATGTGCATCAATTATTGCACCTCACAAGGTCAACACGAATGTTTGGCCCCTTGTGGGCTACATCAACATTTCCATTCGAAGATGGAATTGGAAAGGCACTGCAGCTTGTGACAGCTGCTAAATATGTGCCTGCACAGattgctgaacggtgcatcatgcaccGAACCTTGAGAACAGTTTCAATGCATATGGAGCTTTCACCCAGTTTTTTGTCTGCCAAAAAAGAGCTAGAACATAGCTATAGGAGATGCTCTCAGACATGTGTTCTTGGACAGGCACAGCCAGTTCTTGATATTCCAGAGGTTCTAAAAGGGCTTTTTGTTTCTAGATTTGGTAACGTTCCAGAAGTGTCCAAGTATTTGAGAGCCCAGGTTGGCACCATGATTATTCATAGTTCAGAGTATTGTGTGCCAAGCAAAACTTGCTCTTGCTATGTTAAAATGTCTGATGGAATGTACTGCTTTGTTCTAGGGATTTATGCGAAGGTAGGCATTATGTACTTTCATTGTCAGCAGTTGATCACCACACCATGTGCATTTGATGTGTTGCACATATTAGAGTGCCAGCTTCCACCTACTTCTGTGAATAATTTCTTGTATTGTTGTGATGAAGTGCCTTTGCAATGTATCTTTTTTAGTGTGTGTAATAAGTCATACTTGTGCGAGTTGCCTAATAGGCTGGAAAAAAATTAGTAGCCACTTGGCCATGCAGCAGCCAAATTCACTGGCAGGTCATGCATGTTCTGTAAACATTCcttgaaagggacactaaaatgAAACATGAAATCAGCTTAGACAGATAAAGAATTCTTCGGAACCTCTGTTATAAATTTTTCGATAAGTTTGTTAACAGGAAGCGAAGGTCTAAGTTCTACTTTATGAATTTCATGCTGAAACCCCAACTCTGGTACATAAGCGTGGCATTGCGAatttaaaaacttttttttacttGGGCTGTGTTGGCTCAATAAATGTTTCCCAAGCTTTCCATATTCAGTCTCTCGCTCCTATAGAACATAATGTAGTTAATTCTTACCGATACAGAATTAACTAGGTCCCAGCAGATgccgtcaaaattcatgacatcaCAGTGTGCTGGTGCAGAAACTTCAGGGCAGCCTTGACACCTATCTCTTGTTTTTGCagcttttctggcttaccaagcgtcttctCACAGTAAGAGTGGTATTGTAGAaatgtaatttactaatacataAGAAATCATCtttctgtttagtgtccctttcaccATAGTGAGTGACTGGAAGTTTCCGCACTTCGCTGTTACAAATATAGtgcatattgtcacctgtagtagtgggcatagggcaagcgcagaggcgcaagaagaaagaagtgcgcgtgctaaccgccccgctcgatagctgcctctcgctgccgttttcgccagagccccagccgttcccaataaacgtcgtcagccccttttgaagacccgtggcaaagtggtggaggtgctgggtatttatcactcatgccacagactcctcctgggagcagaagcaccagccctgtgttagtcgatactcccgtccatcggaccagccgcaggatccggggactgccccctgaagacaccgtagtgcttcagactacctcaaccggtatggaacgtgcaatgacgaaccggtatacacttcagaacccgctggcgccgaagtcgttccatggcgacatcttcgaagacgtcgaagactggatgaccgacttcgagcgcgtcgccgaatacaacgaatgggacgacgcgactaaacgtaggaatgtctacttttgcctcgaggacggcgcgcgtacatggcttcaaaaccgtgaggagcaactgacgtcgtggcgagagttccgccgtcatctactggacacttacgccagtcctgatcgccgcgaacgagccgaacgagcaattcaggttcgtgtccagcttcccaacgaaagcgttaccgcgttcgttgaagatatgacgcgcctcttcagacgagcagaccctggaatgaccgaggacaagaagttgcgtcacctgatgcgaggggtgaaggagcagctcttcgctggtctggtgcgcaatcctccgcagactgtcgccgaatttctatccgaggcggtcagtatggagaagacgcttcagcagcgctctaacttttacgagcggcaagtgaacgcgactacggacatgtccacggccatcggaagccacaatgacaaccttcgagacctcatccgcaccgttgtgcgcgaagagatactgaaggtttacggcaccccacaagccacggtgagctccattgcgagtgtaataagagatgaagtgcaccaagcgctccggtccaccgttcctttttctaacaccgcgcctgcaccttctgtacaccaccgtgcggcctacgcagaagtcttgcgacagcctgcttcgtccccgccgctgtttgttcaagccgctcatccggttgcactcccaccagcccaaccggtgccatacatcgaggaacgacgcacgcctccaccgtttccccatgccgcttctccggttgtgcttccgcaagagcgaccagtgcattacgccgatgatcgacgcatgccccctcggaagtcagaggtttggcgcactccggatcgccgtcctctgtgtttccactgtggtgaggcagatcatttgtaccgccagtgcccataccgacgcctcgggttgcggggcttttctgcctattcaccgccaccccgactgggccaacgacctcgggacattgaggattatctggctcagcaacgcatgccaccgcctaccgggcggcagtcacgctcgccgtcgccaaggcgattttcaccatcgccccagcggtattcgagcggacggtcgccaagtccccgccgggaaaactaactacagcgacctttgggggcgaggccgctggcagtcgacgcgctgaagacctccgatcgacgcgagtaaacaagggtaccggtacgccatcaactgaacggaatgaccggctttcgctcgacataccggtggtgatcgacggttacgcggttagcgctttagtggacaccggagcggactattctatattaagcgggaagatggcgacgtttctgaagaaagtaattacaccttggcatggctcgcagattcgtacggctggcggtcacgtcgttactccactgggaacctgcacgacaagagttcggattcgaggatcgacattcgtggcgagttgccttgtcctacgcgaatgctcccgcgacgtcattctcggagttgacttcctgcaggaatacggcgctgttattgacttacggggcggtgtagtcaccttctcagccgaccaagcaatcgacgcaaacgacgacaatcgacgtgatgacgcgctacgtgtttccgccgaaagtgttacgcttcctccacgagccagtgttctagtcg
The DNA window shown above is from Dermacentor silvarum isolate Dsil-2018 chromosome 1, BIME_Dsil_1.4, whole genome shotgun sequence and carries:
- the LOC125942486 gene encoding uncharacterized protein LOC125942486 — its product is MGPRVSEGQRETVLAFMEPHLQLALRSSELGPGFSLVDRRRLWQQLADVLNAEGPVVKTVDQWRKQQVYEARRDATAIAQEQISTGGGRAPGFRGRVLQLTGAVRFRGVTDLPYQEVLRRIEQSITRLAIAAERTAAAQEGILEKVRSLALVVAGHLQQERRN